Proteins encoded together in one Rossellomorea sp. y25 window:
- a CDS encoding sugar ABC transporter permease — protein sequence MRNHPLTPFLFLIPGVIILGAFIFYPMLNAIWLSFTNYNIVTEAEFIGLENYKELFSDALFWKVLGQTLLYLLIVVPALVILPIFLAILVNQQVKGIGFFRSAYYVPVVTSMVVVGIAWKWVYADKGILNYILESVGLISEPVNWLTSTSTSIFAVMVVTIWKGLGYYMVIYLAGLQSISDDLYEAAEIDGASKWKQIWHITIPLLMPSIMIVTIMSSISAMKVFEEIYVMTGGGPLNSSKTLVFYIYEEAFDKLQMGYASAAGVILFIITLIFSVINITFMSKKESAIKG from the coding sequence TTGAGAAATCATCCGTTAACACCATTTCTATTTTTAATACCCGGCGTCATCATCCTGGGTGCGTTTATCTTCTATCCCATGCTCAATGCCATCTGGTTGAGCTTCACCAACTATAATATCGTGACAGAAGCCGAATTCATCGGGCTTGAGAATTATAAAGAATTATTTTCCGATGCTCTATTTTGGAAAGTGCTCGGCCAGACCTTATTATACTTACTCATTGTCGTCCCGGCCCTTGTTATCCTCCCGATCTTTCTCGCCATCTTAGTCAACCAGCAGGTAAAAGGAATCGGATTCTTCCGTTCCGCTTATTATGTACCGGTTGTCACATCGATGGTCGTGGTGGGGATCGCATGGAAATGGGTGTATGCCGATAAAGGGATCCTGAATTACATACTGGAATCGGTCGGCCTCATATCAGAACCGGTGAATTGGCTGACGTCGACGTCTACGTCCATTTTCGCCGTAATGGTTGTGACCATTTGGAAAGGGCTTGGCTATTATATGGTCATTTACTTAGCGGGACTGCAATCGATCTCTGATGATCTATATGAAGCAGCGGAAATCGATGGGGCAAGCAAATGGAAACAAATCTGGCATATTACGATTCCTCTATTGATGCCTTCCATCATGATTGTCACCATTATGTCATCCATCTCCGCCATGAAGGTATTCGAAGAGATTTACGTCATGACGGGCGGCGGGCCGCTGAACAGCTCGAAAACACTCGTATTCTACATTTACGAAGAAGCCTTCGATAAGCTGCAGATGGGCTATGCAAGTGCAGCCGGGGTGATCCTATTCATCATCACACTGATCTTCTCAGTGATCAATATTACATTCATGAGCAAAAAAGAATCTGCGATAAAGGGGTGA
- a CDS encoding N-acetylmannosamine-6-phosphate 2-epimerase → MISKEIVFEQLKGKLVVSCQALENEPLHGADVMGKMAKAAYVGGASGIRANSAADIQAIKQYVDLPIIGLVKRDYPGSEVYITATRKEADELIQAGVDMIAMDATTRPRANGESLESLMTYLKAKGQTIMADVSTYDEAVNAARLGADCVSTTMSGYTPYSPQQCGPDFILLKRLVETLHVPVFAEGRISTPEDVNRALDLGAHTVVVGSAITRPQEITKKFVESIQNRGGTQDARTNGVKEQIRRID, encoded by the coding sequence ATGATCAGCAAGGAAATCGTTTTTGAACAACTGAAAGGAAAGCTGGTGGTTTCCTGTCAGGCTCTGGAGAATGAACCGCTGCACGGAGCGGATGTCATGGGGAAGATGGCAAAGGCAGCGTACGTCGGTGGGGCATCGGGGATCCGGGCGAACAGTGCAGCTGACATTCAAGCGATCAAGCAATATGTGGACTTACCGATCATCGGTTTGGTGAAACGGGACTATCCGGGAAGCGAGGTCTACATAACAGCTACCCGAAAGGAAGCGGATGAACTCATCCAGGCAGGGGTGGACATGATCGCGATGGATGCGACAACCAGACCGAGGGCGAACGGTGAATCCTTGGAAAGTCTGATGACGTATCTGAAGGCGAAAGGTCAAACCATCATGGCAGACGTTTCTACATATGACGAGGCTGTGAATGCGGCAAGACTTGGGGCAGATTGTGTCAGCACCACCATGTCAGGGTACACACCCTATTCACCCCAGCAATGCGGACCCGATTTCATTCTATTGAAAAGATTGGTTGAAACACTCCACGTACCGGTGTTTGCTGAAGGCCGGATTTCGACTCCGGAAGATGTCAATCGTGCACTTGATTTAGGTGCTCATACGGTTGTGGTAGGATCTGCGATTACGAGGCCACAGGAGATTACGAAAAAGTTCGTGGAATCCATACAGAATAGAGGAGGGACACAAGATGCACGCACAAACGGCGTCAAAGAGCAAATTAGGCGGATTGATTAA
- a CDS encoding FAD-dependent oxidoreductase has protein sequence MSENIKTDIVIIGGGIGGCTAALAASKRGHRVILTEETDWIGGQLTSQAVPPDEHQWIEQFGCTKTYRQFRNRVREYYRTHYPLKQEARQNERLNPGNGWVSRLCHEPKVALSVLQEMLVPYVSSGKLQIYTHYRVVKAAVEGDDVQSVTVQHTGSRKEIELQAHYYLDATEVGDLLPLAGVEYVTGAESKRDTGELHAPEEARPQDMQSFTYVFAVDYVEGGNFVIDKPEQYEFWKDYQAPFLQHKQLSWFAPDAHTGGSKEFAMFHHENLWGLWDYRRIIDPSFFQEGMYEGDISLINWPQNDYWSGSIIDVSEEEYEKHIHESKQLSLSLLYWLQTEAPRPHGGKGYPGLRLRGDILGTEDGLAKYPYIRESRRIKAVTTVVEDHINANVRGDQGIQHFEDSVGIGCYRIDLHPTTETNTFFYAESYPFEIPLGALLPVRVNNVLPACKNIGSTHITNGCFRVHPVEWNIGESAGYLAAFAIEKGVLPRKVREDEGLLQQFQEMLMQEGIELRWPEVGPI, from the coding sequence ATGTCAGAGAATATAAAAACAGATATTGTCATCATTGGTGGGGGAATCGGTGGCTGCACGGCGGCCTTGGCTGCGTCAAAACGCGGTCATCGAGTCATCCTGACAGAGGAAACTGATTGGATCGGCGGCCAGTTGACCAGCCAGGCTGTCCCGCCCGACGAACATCAATGGATTGAACAATTCGGCTGTACCAAAACGTACCGTCAATTCCGCAATCGTGTAAGGGAGTATTACCGGACACACTACCCGTTAAAACAAGAAGCCCGTCAAAATGAAAGGCTGAATCCCGGGAATGGCTGGGTCAGCAGGCTCTGTCATGAGCCGAAAGTGGCTCTTAGTGTTCTTCAGGAGATGCTGGTTCCTTATGTGAGCAGTGGGAAGTTACAGATCTACACACATTATCGGGTAGTGAAGGCCGCCGTTGAAGGGGATGATGTTCAATCTGTGACCGTTCAGCATACTGGAAGCAGAAAGGAAATAGAGCTTCAGGCACACTATTATCTCGATGCCACGGAAGTAGGCGATCTCCTCCCCTTAGCTGGAGTGGAGTATGTCACAGGTGCCGAATCCAAGCGGGATACCGGGGAGCTCCATGCACCCGAAGAAGCAAGACCGCAGGATATGCAGTCATTCACCTATGTGTTCGCGGTGGATTATGTAGAGGGTGGGAATTTCGTCATCGACAAACCGGAGCAGTATGAGTTCTGGAAAGACTACCAGGCACCATTCCTCCAGCACAAGCAGCTAAGCTGGTTTGCACCCGACGCCCATACGGGAGGTTCGAAGGAATTCGCCATGTTCCATCATGAAAACCTCTGGGGACTGTGGGATTACCGCCGCATCATAGACCCGTCCTTCTTTCAAGAGGGGATGTATGAAGGGGATATTTCGCTGATCAACTGGCCCCAAAATGATTACTGGTCAGGATCGATCATCGACGTCAGTGAAGAAGAATATGAAAAACATATCCATGAATCCAAACAATTGAGTCTATCCCTGCTTTACTGGCTGCAAACCGAAGCACCGAGACCCCATGGTGGAAAAGGGTATCCGGGACTGCGTCTGCGGGGGGATATTTTAGGGACAGAGGATGGCCTGGCCAAGTATCCCTATATCCGGGAATCCAGGAGGATCAAGGCCGTCACCACTGTTGTGGAAGATCATATCAACGCCAACGTCAGAGGGGATCAAGGCATCCAGCACTTTGAAGACTCCGTAGGGATCGGGTGCTACCGGATCGATCTTCACCCTACGACGGAAACCAATACCTTCTTCTATGCCGAAAGCTATCCGTTTGAAATTCCATTAGGTGCGCTGCTGCCTGTAAGGGTGAACAATGTATTACCTGCATGTAAGAATATTGGCTCCACTCATATTACGAATGGCTGCTTCCGCGTTCATCCGGTGGAATGGAATATCGGGGAATCAGCGGGCTATCTTGCCGCCTTCGCCATTGAAAAGGGAGTTCTTCCCCGCAAAGTAAGGGAGGATGAAGGGTTGTTGCAACAATTTCAAGAGATGCTTATGCAGGAAGGGATTGAATTGCGCTGGCCTGAGGTAGGGCCGATTTGA
- a CDS encoding MurR/RpiR family transcriptional regulator, translating to MHAQTASKSKLGGLINSYFPSLTKSEQKVAAVVLDQMEKALYYSVTDLADVAEVGETTVLRFCRKIGMKGYQEFKLAIAKDLSSLSQEEESDPSKPTGFIHSIASYTKNAIDETVNKLDDPSLEKAIQLLAGAGSIHFFGVGTSGLTALDAKNRFLRIGYRSDAVIDPHIQSMTAATVKEGDVVVGLSISGSTKDTIDSLSLAKENGASVIAITYYARSPITKLADAVLLSGGKESPLEGGSMIAKISQLFVIDLLCTGLALNNKEFSLGMKEKTARAVVDKIY from the coding sequence ATGCACGCACAAACGGCGTCAAAGAGCAAATTAGGCGGATTGATTAATAGTTACTTTCCTTCCTTGACGAAATCGGAACAGAAAGTAGCGGCAGTCGTGCTGGACCAGATGGAAAAGGCCCTTTACTATTCCGTCACCGACCTTGCAGATGTGGCAGAAGTGGGGGAAACGACGGTGTTACGGTTCTGCCGGAAGATCGGCATGAAGGGCTATCAGGAATTCAAGTTGGCGATCGCCAAGGATTTATCCTCCCTTTCCCAAGAAGAAGAATCAGACCCAAGTAAACCGACGGGGTTCATTCATTCGATTGCTTCCTATACGAAGAATGCCATTGATGAAACCGTCAATAAATTGGATGATCCTTCTTTGGAGAAGGCGATACAACTACTGGCCGGAGCAGGGTCCATCCACTTCTTCGGAGTCGGAACATCAGGTCTGACGGCTCTGGATGCGAAAAATCGCTTCTTGAGAATCGGATACCGTTCCGACGCCGTCATTGACCCCCATATTCAATCGATGACGGCTGCAACCGTGAAGGAAGGGGATGTGGTGGTCGGGTTAAGTATTTCAGGGAGTACGAAGGATACCATTGATTCCCTGTCACTGGCGAAGGAAAATGGGGCGAGTGTGATCGCCATCACCTACTATGCCCGTTCACCGATTACGAAGCTTGCCGACGCGGTTCTATTAAGCGGAGGGAAAGAATCCCCCCTTGAAGGCGGGTCGATGATTGCGAAGATTTCACAGCTGTTTGTCATTGATCTATTATGTACGGGCCTTGCCCTCAACAATAAAGAGTTCTCCCTCGGGATGAAGGAAAAAACCGCAAGAGCTGTCGTGGACAAAATCTATTAA
- a CDS encoding glycoside hydrolase family 38 C-terminal domain-containing protein has translation MDNKLTCHIVFQTHWDREWYLPFEVFRHRLAQVMDRIVSGLETGELKQFVLDGQMAALEDYFDVCEGAMKEKVLHLIEEKKIIIGPWYVLADEFLVSGESLIRNLEVGMKLAGQYGESQKVGYLPDTFGHVSQMPQLLKGFGIGNAILWRGIQARTSEFNWESPDGSRVFTAFLPEGYYQPLLNEDNVEEQMKTYVEKVTPYATTSHILLTNGGDHLMPKHGDLMGRIEDLQGEVEYRSSTYEEFLASVQAEISADLPLYVGEMRSNEHIYVLPNVLSTRSYLKQQNQEMEDELTGYAEPLAVLCSKGKYPHRYLEESWKLLMQNQPHDSICGCSIDEVHREMETRTMMLKQRLESIQMGSLSHAGVQDPMFSGNGARKPFEDNSVFTVFNPHPRSFKGWVSGEIWLKEDRTFHLKDHTGKFYTPVIKNKRSGRHFASPLDAFPDFKEGTFYDVEFYVEHLPGTSLSSFRVEAGEYEELLEAKGEAVENEFYSVELSGDGTLVLVDKETRRRHAGLQRFYSSLDAGDEYNYSPPVNDVKTYAERFSSPTVRKSSGVQEMTYELKLETPAGLDETRTGPSDGSVMTTIQIKITLRAGDRKMYVAYTIDNHSKDQRLRVQYPLGGSTRYTYSDTAFDVVKRTARKEEQFDAPKQNEVPVVVEPSLSFVRSESGFTFYHRGLQEYQVTSLGEQDALDITLIRSVGWLSRDDLRTRGGGAGPSMETPEAQCIGRYTFHAAFEFTPDKGLGRVATDAHVYRVPPRIYPGETQENELTGLVEFDNEEVQWSSLRRVADGVELRLWNPTDRVQPVTFKSHAEGIERVDFLHERLNTVENAADQLNPKEITTFLLKGGRNA, from the coding sequence ATGGATAACAAGTTGACCTGTCATATCGTCTTTCAAACCCACTGGGACCGGGAATGGTATCTGCCCTTTGAAGTGTTCAGGCATCGATTGGCGCAGGTGATGGACCGGATCGTTTCCGGTCTTGAAACCGGTGAACTGAAGCAATTCGTCCTGGATGGTCAGATGGCCGCTTTAGAAGATTACTTTGATGTGTGTGAAGGCGCCATGAAAGAAAAAGTCCTTCATTTAATAGAAGAAAAGAAAATCATCATCGGACCATGGTATGTACTCGCTGATGAGTTCCTGGTGAGCGGGGAATCCCTGATCCGGAACCTTGAAGTGGGAATGAAGCTCGCCGGCCAGTACGGGGAATCCCAGAAGGTCGGGTACTTACCGGATACGTTCGGGCACGTGAGCCAGATGCCTCAGCTTTTAAAAGGCTTCGGGATTGGTAACGCGATTTTGTGGCGTGGCATTCAAGCCCGGACGTCCGAATTCAACTGGGAATCACCGGATGGATCCCGTGTCTTTACGGCCTTTTTGCCGGAAGGGTACTACCAGCCGTTACTGAATGAAGACAATGTAGAAGAGCAAATGAAGACCTATGTGGAAAAAGTCACACCGTATGCGACGACTTCCCATATTTTGTTGACCAACGGCGGCGATCACTTGATGCCGAAGCATGGGGATTTGATGGGACGAATAGAAGATCTTCAAGGAGAAGTGGAGTATAGATCGAGTACGTATGAAGAATTCTTGGCAAGCGTCCAAGCCGAGATATCAGCCGACCTTCCCCTGTATGTAGGGGAGATGAGAAGCAATGAACATATTTACGTCCTTCCGAATGTCCTTTCGACGAGAAGCTATTTAAAGCAGCAGAATCAAGAAATGGAAGACGAGCTGACAGGGTATGCAGAACCCCTTGCCGTTCTTTGCAGCAAAGGGAAGTATCCCCACAGATACCTGGAGGAATCGTGGAAACTGCTGATGCAGAATCAACCCCACGACAGCATATGTGGCTGCAGCATCGATGAAGTCCATCGGGAAATGGAGACGAGGACGATGATGTTGAAGCAGAGGCTGGAGTCCATTCAGATGGGTTCCCTATCTCATGCCGGCGTTCAGGATCCGATGTTCTCAGGAAACGGAGCGAGGAAGCCATTTGAAGATAACAGTGTGTTCACTGTCTTCAATCCTCATCCAAGGTCGTTCAAGGGCTGGGTTTCGGGAGAAATCTGGTTGAAAGAAGATCGGACGTTTCATTTGAAAGATCATACTGGAAAGTTCTATACCCCTGTCATCAAGAACAAGAGGAGTGGAAGGCATTTTGCTTCGCCCCTCGATGCGTTTCCCGATTTTAAAGAAGGAACGTTTTACGACGTTGAGTTTTATGTTGAGCATCTTCCGGGCACCTCCCTTTCAAGCTTCAGGGTAGAAGCGGGGGAATACGAGGAATTGCTGGAGGCGAAGGGCGAGGCAGTAGAAAACGAGTTTTACTCCGTTGAATTGAGTGGGGATGGAACCCTTGTGTTAGTAGATAAAGAGACAAGGAGGAGGCACGCTGGATTACAACGATTCTATAGTTCACTTGACGCAGGGGATGAGTACAACTACTCCCCACCGGTGAACGATGTAAAGACGTATGCGGAGCGTTTTTCTTCCCCGACCGTGAGGAAGTCATCCGGCGTTCAGGAAATGACATATGAGCTGAAGCTTGAAACCCCGGCAGGATTGGATGAGACAAGGACCGGTCCATCTGATGGATCTGTCATGACCACCATCCAAATCAAGATTACCTTACGGGCTGGTGATCGAAAGATGTATGTGGCCTACACCATCGACAATCACTCGAAGGATCAACGTCTTCGTGTGCAATATCCTTTAGGGGGTTCCACCCGTTACACATATAGCGATACAGCATTTGATGTAGTGAAGCGAACAGCAAGGAAAGAGGAACAATTTGATGCTCCGAAGCAAAATGAAGTTCCGGTGGTAGTCGAGCCTTCCCTTTCTTTTGTTCGGTCAGAGAGCGGGTTCACGTTCTACCATCGTGGTTTACAGGAATACCAGGTGACAAGCTTAGGGGAACAAGATGCGTTGGATATCACGTTGATCAGGAGTGTCGGCTGGCTGTCCCGGGATGATCTCAGAACCCGCGGCGGAGGGGCCGGTCCGAGTATGGAAACGCCTGAAGCCCAATGTATCGGCCGCTATACGTTTCATGCCGCATTTGAATTTACACCGGATAAAGGTCTGGGACGAGTAGCGACGGATGCTCATGTCTACCGTGTACCGCCTAGGATTTATCCCGGGGAGACACAAGAAAATGAGTTAACGGGGTTAGTAGAATTTGATAATGAAGAAGTGCAGTGGAGCTCACTCAGACGGGTTGCGGATGGAGTGGAGCTCCGTCTATGGAACCCGACAGATCGGGTGCAGCCTGTGACGTTCAAATCCCATGCCGAGGGGATCGAGCGTGTGGATTTTCTGCATGAACGATTGAACACGGTAGAAAACGCGGCGGATCAGCTCAACCCGAAAGAAATTACTACTTTCCTATTAAAAGGAGGAAGGAATGCATGA
- a CDS encoding ROK family protein yields MNAIGIDVGGTGVKGSIIREDGTILYHEMVPTDISQGREGILQSIYKVIDLLLHKDQTVIGIGIGTAGRVDREKGEIVFATANLPSWQGTNVKVEIETRYGLPCVVENDANAALIGELWKREGNPETAVMLTLGTGVGGANAINGQILNGHHHQSGEWGHVVLVPNGKPCNCGKRGCLEQYLSGTALVQAVLTETDLSFRHGSEIFEEYSNGNQQVKQVVDRYLDHLAIAVYNISVAIDPEVVFIGGGVIDSKSHWWAGFQHKLKEYFVKSSIYPAVLGNKAGMLGAAKLLFQVMEKRGESV; encoded by the coding sequence ATGAATGCCATCGGAATCGATGTAGGGGGTACTGGAGTCAAAGGATCGATTATCCGTGAAGATGGGACGATCCTCTATCATGAAATGGTCCCCACCGATATTTCACAAGGTAGAGAAGGAATCCTCCAATCAATCTATAAGGTGATTGACTTACTACTGCACAAAGATCAAACAGTCATTGGAATTGGAATCGGCACCGCAGGGCGTGTCGATCGGGAGAAGGGGGAAATCGTCTTTGCGACGGCCAATCTCCCTTCCTGGCAAGGGACCAATGTGAAAGTGGAGATCGAAACAAGATATGGGCTGCCCTGCGTCGTGGAGAATGATGCCAACGCGGCTCTTATAGGAGAGCTTTGGAAACGGGAAGGAAATCCCGAAACGGCGGTCATGCTGACACTCGGTACTGGAGTCGGGGGAGCGAATGCCATAAACGGTCAGATCCTAAATGGCCATCATCATCAGAGTGGGGAATGGGGACATGTTGTGCTCGTTCCCAATGGAAAGCCATGCAATTGCGGGAAGAGGGGATGTCTGGAGCAATACCTGTCGGGTACAGCACTGGTTCAGGCCGTTCTCACCGAAACGGATCTTTCTTTCCGGCATGGCTCGGAGATATTTGAGGAATATTCAAATGGAAATCAACAGGTCAAACAGGTGGTTGACCGATATCTGGATCATCTGGCCATTGCGGTATACAACATTTCGGTGGCCATCGATCCGGAAGTCGTGTTCATTGGTGGAGGAGTCATCGATTCCAAGAGCCATTGGTGGGCCGGCTTCCAACATAAATTGAAGGAATATTTTGTCAAATCCAGCATTTATCCTGCTGTCCTGGGTAACAAAGCTGGAATGCTTGGAGCCGCGAAGCTACTATTTCAAGTGATGGAGAAAAGAGGGGAGTCCGTTTGA
- a CDS encoding ROK family protein produces MTLRIGVDLGGTNIRAALLDEKGTILRDVREKTEAHVGPVRIIAKLISLVERVKGEEQVKGIGIGCPGPLDAKMGTILSPPNLPGWDRISLASIVEEHFQLPVKVDNDANVAAVAEALLGAGAGCESVYYLTVSTGVGGGLVINGKVFQGADGYAGEVGNMIVVPNGISHPSLNAGALETLASGTAIGLAGAGKGIYGGAEEVFMEAKAGNQAAQTIIDAAIEYLAMAIANLTHAINPEVFVVGGGVMNSEEQVLLPLREKVKGYVYPGLKESVTIVPSQLGSNAGVIGAGFII; encoded by the coding sequence ATGACGCTCAGGATCGGTGTCGATTTGGGCGGGACCAATATCCGTGCGGCCCTCCTCGATGAAAAGGGGACGATTCTAAGGGATGTAAGGGAGAAAACAGAAGCCCATGTGGGACCGGTGAGGATCATTGCGAAATTGATTTCACTAGTGGAACGTGTCAAAGGGGAAGAGCAGGTGAAGGGGATCGGGATCGGGTGCCCGGGACCCCTGGACGCAAAAATGGGCACCATCCTCTCACCTCCCAATCTACCGGGATGGGACAGGATTTCACTGGCATCGATTGTGGAAGAGCATTTTCAATTACCCGTGAAGGTGGATAATGATGCGAATGTGGCTGCAGTGGCCGAAGCATTGCTCGGAGCAGGTGCCGGGTGTGAAAGCGTGTATTACTTGACCGTGAGCACAGGCGTCGGCGGGGGGCTCGTCATTAATGGAAAGGTCTTTCAAGGGGCGGATGGATACGCGGGAGAGGTGGGGAATATGATTGTCGTTCCAAACGGGATCAGCCACCCTTCTTTGAACGCCGGGGCCCTCGAAACCCTCGCAAGCGGCACCGCCATTGGATTAGCGGGTGCAGGGAAGGGGATTTACGGTGGGGCTGAGGAAGTATTCATGGAAGCCAAAGCAGGAAATCAGGCTGCCCAGACGATCATTGATGCGGCCATTGAATATCTGGCCATGGCCATCGCCAACCTGACTCATGCAATCAATCCTGAAGTATTCGTCGTGGGTGGTGGAGTCATGAATTCAGAAGAACAGGTCCTGCTTCCCCTAAGGGAAAAAGTAAAGGGATATGTCTATCCCGGCTTGAAAGAAAGCGTCACCATCGTTCCGTCACAGCTTGGATCGAATGCAGGCGTGATCGGTGCAGGGTTCATCATTTAA
- a CDS encoding carbohydrate ABC transporter permease — MSSPSLGTSKENPTVLSVKKPINVKKVAKRVLQYATLLFVTLIMVGPFLWLLATSLKSGSENIFSYPPQFIPEKITFGNYVEVMEFFPFWRYLFNSVIVSVVTVLLNIVFCSLAAYPLARMNFRGKNIVFVLILSTMMVPFQLLMIPIYLLALDLGLQNTYAGLILPHATTAFGIFLMRQAFLTIPYELDESARMDGANAFQIWWRVLMPLVKPSLVTLAIFTFMMAWGDFLWPLIILNDTSMYTLPLGVNTLAGSFSANWRYIAAGSIISILPIIIIFSILQRHFIAGAMKGAVKG; from the coding sequence ATGAGTTCTCCTTCTCTTGGAACCAGTAAAGAAAATCCAACCGTACTTTCTGTCAAAAAGCCAATCAATGTCAAAAAGGTGGCGAAACGCGTTCTTCAATACGCGACCCTCCTATTCGTCACACTCATCATGGTCGGTCCATTCCTATGGCTCCTGGCGACGTCCCTGAAATCAGGCAGCGAGAACATCTTCTCGTACCCGCCACAATTCATACCTGAAAAAATCACGTTCGGAAACTATGTGGAAGTGATGGAATTCTTCCCGTTCTGGCGTTACTTATTCAACAGTGTCATCGTGTCGGTTGTCACTGTCCTATTGAATATCGTGTTCTGTTCATTGGCGGCCTATCCGTTGGCACGGATGAACTTCCGCGGGAAAAACATCGTCTTCGTCCTGATCCTCAGTACGATGATGGTGCCGTTCCAGCTTCTGATGATCCCGATTTATCTCTTGGCTCTGGACTTGGGTCTTCAAAACACGTATGCAGGTTTGATTCTTCCCCATGCCACAACGGCCTTTGGGATTTTCCTTATGCGTCAGGCATTCCTTACGATTCCATATGAGCTGGATGAATCGGCACGGATGGATGGGGCCAATGCGTTCCAAATTTGGTGGAGAGTCCTGATGCCGTTGGTGAAACCTTCCCTCGTCACCCTTGCGATCTTCACCTTTATGATGGCATGGGGCGATTTCCTCTGGCCGTTGATCATTTTAAATGACACAAGCATGTACACCTTACCGCTCGGAGTGAATACATTGGCCGGTTCCTTCTCGGCGAACTGGCGTTATATCGCAGCAGGATCGATCATTTCGATTCTTCCGATCATCATCATCTTCTCCATCCTGCAGCGCCACTTCATCGCAGGCGCCATGAAAGGGGCGGTGAAAGGATAA
- a CDS encoding DUF4127 family protein, translating into MNRKIALLPVDGRPVTRELPKQIASIGNWEVLIPDKSLLGFLKEPGDMAALEKWIWKVAPEVNGFVLSIDMLGYGGLVPSRVCLDGKEAIIQRIGVLRSLKEKYPDKALMAFSSTMRISNNYVNEEEKEYWSDYGVELWEYSYHVHRFDKTGDVDSNQKVRDLKDRIPSDILEDYLSTRLKNFQVNESLLEMVEGKIIDVLVFPQDDTSEYGLNIGEQEELSDQVAERELFQNVFIYPGADEVANTLVAKMIYQLEQVEFPTFYPIYSGEIGALSTAMYEDRPICESVKGQIYAFGGYTVDQGAEADIVFAVNVPGKRQGDLALQKFLGEVDTPHRNIGEWIKRIAHYLRQDKLVAVADTAYANGVDSRMLPRLLAEIEVSRLAGFGGWNTAGNTLGTVVAQAAMVHLQKKKATLPQEEVKARVLEEMTLRLLDDYVYQSVVRQGVRAGIDEAAVGHEKLLITVKEAFLKESGAFLAKHGLSFPLEDVYLPWNRTFEIGLRWRDES; encoded by the coding sequence ATGAACAGAAAGATTGCCCTCCTGCCTGTCGATGGTAGACCGGTGACAAGGGAGCTCCCGAAGCAGATCGCATCGATCGGAAATTGGGAGGTGTTGATTCCAGATAAAAGCTTACTCGGCTTTTTGAAAGAGCCCGGGGATATGGCTGCACTGGAAAAGTGGATATGGAAAGTGGCGCCTGAAGTAAACGGATTTGTCCTGTCCATTGATATGCTGGGCTATGGCGGCCTCGTTCCGTCACGTGTATGCCTGGATGGGAAAGAAGCCATCATACAGCGAATCGGCGTCCTCCGCTCATTGAAAGAGAAGTACCCTGACAAAGCATTGATGGCGTTCAGCTCGACTATGCGCATTTCCAATAACTATGTAAACGAGGAAGAGAAGGAATATTGGAGTGATTATGGAGTCGAGCTTTGGGAGTATTCGTATCACGTTCACCGCTTTGATAAAACCGGGGATGTCGACTCCAATCAAAAGGTCCGGGACTTAAAGGATCGGATACCTTCAGACATTCTGGAAGACTATTTATCAACCAGACTGAAAAACTTTCAGGTGAATGAATCCCTGTTGGAAATGGTAGAAGGCAAAATCATCGATGTCCTTGTCTTCCCACAAGATGATACTTCTGAATATGGGCTGAATATAGGGGAGCAGGAAGAGCTCTCAGATCAAGTGGCGGAACGGGAATTATTCCAAAACGTCTTTATCTATCCCGGAGCCGATGAGGTCGCCAATACGCTTGTGGCAAAGATGATCTATCAGCTGGAACAAGTGGAGTTTCCGACCTTCTACCCTATCTACAGTGGGGAAATCGGGGCATTGTCGACTGCGATGTATGAGGACCGTCCGATATGTGAATCCGTGAAGGGTCAGATTTATGCCTTTGGCGGCTATACGGTCGATCAAGGGGCAGAAGCGGATATCGTGTTCGCCGTCAATGTTCCCGGAAAACGCCAGGGAGACCTTGCCCTGCAGAAATTCCTTGGAGAAGTCGACACACCGCATCGCAACATCGGTGAGTGGATCAAGCGCATCGCTCATTATCTCCGTCAGGATAAGCTGGTAGCGGTAGCCGATACCGCCTATGCCAATGGGGTGGACTCAAGGATGCTTCCCAGACTTCTTGCAGAGATAGAGGTTTCCCGATTAGCGGGATTCGGAGGCTGGAATACAGCGGGAAACACATTGGGAACAGTCGTTGCACAGGCAGCCATGGTCCATTTGCAGAAAAAGAAGGCCACTCTCCCCCAAGAAGAGGTAAAAGCGAGAGTACTGGAAGAAATGACATTGCGATTACTGGATGACTACGTCTATCAGTCGGTTGTCCGTCAAGGGGTGCGTGCCGGGATCGATGAGGCAGCAGTGGGTCATGAAAAGCTTTTGATTACAGTGAAGGAAGCGTTCTTGAAAGAGTCTGGGGCGTTTCTGGCAAAACACGGTCTTTCCTTTCCCCTTGAAGACGTTTATCTGCCCTGGAACCGGACCTTTGAAATCGGCTTGAGGTGGAGGGATGAGTCATGA